The following DNA comes from Enterocloster bolteae.
TTGAAACGGTTTAATATCCTTGTAACAGCGGGAATCATCGGTATCATATTCCTGATACTGATACCCCTTCCCACGCCCATACTGGACTTTTTATTTATACTGAACATATCATTGTCTTTATTGATTCTTGTGATGTCCATGTATATCAGAGAGACGCTGGAATTTTCCGTGTTTCCTTCCCTGCTGCTGATCACAACCCTTTTCAGGCTGGGACTTAACATATCATCCACAAGAAAAATCCTGTTTGACAATGGATACGCGGGACAGGTGGTCAAGACCTTCGGTCAGTTTGTTATCCGCGGAAACGCGGTTATCGGTTTTATTATATTCCTGATTATTGTGCTGGTTCAGTTTATCGTTATAACAAAGGGTTCCGAGCGTGTGGCTGAGGTTGCCGCAAGGTTTACCCTGGATGCCATGCCCGGCAAACAGATGGCCATTGACGCGGATTTAAACAGCGGCCTTATCGACGAACAGCAGGCAAGGGAACGCCGGTCTAAAATCCAGAGGGAAGCTGACTTCTTCGGCTCCATGGACGGTGCCACCAAGTTTGTAAAGGGCGATGCCATTATCTCCATTATCATCACCTTTATCAACTTTGTGGGCGGCCTTATTGTGGGAATCATGAACAGCCAGGGAAGCATACAGGATATCATGCAGATTTACACCACATCCACCATTGGCGACGGCCTGGTGTCCCAGATACCGGCCCTGCTCATATCGGTTGCCACCGGTATGGTGGTGACCAGGTCCGCTTCGGAGAACAGCCTCAGCGAGGACCTGACAAAGCAGTTCCTGGCCCAGCCAAGGGTGCTTATGACGGCGGGAGGCGCGGCCGCGTGCCTGTGCCTTATACCCGGCTTCCCTGTTCTTCAGATACTGATTATATCCGCAGGCATGGTTGGGGGCGGTTATTATCTGTACCGGCACCAGAAGAGCCTGGTGGAGGAGACTGCGGAAGAACTGGTGGAGACAGAGGTTACCAGCGAGGCGTCCTATTATAAGAATATTGAAAATGTATACGGTCTGCTGAACGTGGAGCAGATTGAAATGGAGTTTGGCTACAGCCTGATTCCCCTGGCCGATGAAGGCAACGGCGGGAATTTTATTGACAGGGTGGTTATGTTCCGCAAACAGATGGCCCTGGATATGGGATTTGTAATTCCCTCTGTCCGTATCAAGGACAGCGGACAGCTCAATCCCAACCAGTACAGCATCCTCCTTAAAGGGGAGGAGGTGGCCAGGGGGGACATACTCATGGACCATTACCTGGCCCTGCCTCCCGGCACGGATGCAGACGATGTGCCTGGAATAGATACCATTGACCCGGCTTTCCATATACCGGCAAAATGGATAAGCGGGGACAGGAAGATACAGGCCGAGCTGGCCGGTTATACCCTGATAGACCCCACTTCCGTGGTAATCACCCACCTGTCGGAGGTGGTAAAGGAACACCTCCATGAGCTGTTAAACAGGCAGGAGGTCAACAACCTGCTGGAGGCCCTTAAAAAGACCAACAGCAGTATTGTGGAGGACACCATTCCGTCGGTTATATCGGTGGGAGGCCTTCAGAAGGTCCTGGCCAATCTTTTGCGTGAGGAGATTCCCATTCGGGATATGGAGACCATTGTAGAGACATTAGGTGATTACGGCAGCCAGGTAAAGGATACGGATATGCTTACCGAGTATGTGCGCCAGGCATTAAAGCGCACCATATCCCGGCGGTTCTCAGAGGCGGGGCAGATGAAGGTCATCAGCCTGGACGACCGGATTGAGAACATGATTATGTCGTCCGTGAAGAAGATGGATACAGGCTCCTATCTGGCCTTAGAGCCCACGGCCATCCAGAGCATAGTGGCGTCAGCCACGGCTGAGATCAATAAGATAAAGGATCTGGTCAATGTACCCATTGTACTGACCTCGCCTGTGGTGCGGATTTACTTTAAAAAGCTCATTGACCAGTTTTACCCCAATGTAGCGGTGGTATCCTTCAGTGAGATTGACAACAATATACAGATACAGGCATTGGGAAATATTTCCCTTAGCCAGAGGTAACAGGATATGCTGATGGAACAGACAGACAGTGAGGATATGGTTCGGGTTCTGGAGGAGTACAGAAAAAACGGCAGCCAGGAATTGAGAAACAGGCTGATTATGCACTATCTTCCCATTGTGCGTTCCGCGGCAGTGCAGCTGCGGTCCATGGCCGGATCCCTTCTGGAACAGGAAGAGCTTATAGACCAGGGGGTGCTGGCGCTGATTGAATGTCTGGAACGGTATGACCCGGACAGGGGCGCCAGGTTTGAGACATTTGCGTTCATGCGGGTAAGGGGTGCCATGATTGACTATATACGCAGCCAGGACTGGGTGCCTCACAGAGCGAGAAATTTCCAAAAAAAGGTAGAAGAAGCATGCTCCATTTTGTCCCATAAGCAGATGAGGGAGCCGGATGTAAACGAAGTGGCGGATTATCTGGACCTGCCCGTGGAAAAGGTGGAAAACCACATTAAATATATGAACCACGCCAACCTTCTTTCCTTTGAGTCCGTGCTGCAGGATATGACGGCCATAGTGGCAAAAGGGGAGCTGGAGTCCGGTGATATAGAGGGCAAACCAGAGGAAAACCTGTTTTACAAGGAACTGATGGGAACACTTACATCGGCCATAGACGGGCTGGGGGAAAAGGAACGGCTGGTCATTACCTTATATTACTATGAAGAGCTGAAGTATTCGGAGATTGCCCAGGTTATGGGCATAGGACAGTCCCGGGTATGCCAGATACATACCAGGGCAATCCAAAAGCTGAAAGCCAGCCTGGAAGATTATATGAGAGGATAAAACTATGTTTTCAGGATTTTATACAGCCGCTTCCGGCATGCTGATGAATCAGAGATCATTAAACATGGCTGCCAATAATATAGCCAATGTCAAGACCAGCGGTTACAAACCGAAACGGCTGGTTAAGACAACCTTTGACCAGCAGCTGGTGCGGGAAATGAACGGAAGGACAGAAGGACTGGGCCAGGGGTCCACCATA
Coding sequences within:
- the flhA gene encoding flagellar biosynthesis protein FlhA, which translates into the protein MKRFNILVTAGIIGIIFLILIPLPTPILDFLFILNISLSLLILVMSMYIRETLEFSVFPSLLLITTLFRLGLNISSTRKILFDNGYAGQVVKTFGQFVIRGNAVIGFIIFLIIVLVQFIVITKGSERVAEVAARFTLDAMPGKQMAIDADLNSGLIDEQQARERRSKIQREADFFGSMDGATKFVKGDAIISIIITFINFVGGLIVGIMNSQGSIQDIMQIYTTSTIGDGLVSQIPALLISVATGMVVTRSASENSLSEDLTKQFLAQPRVLMTAGGAAACLCLIPGFPVLQILIISAGMVGGGYYLYRHQKSLVEETAEELVETEVTSEASYYKNIENVYGLLNVEQIEMEFGYSLIPLADEGNGGNFIDRVVMFRKQMALDMGFVIPSVRIKDSGQLNPNQYSILLKGEEVARGDILMDHYLALPPGTDADDVPGIDTIDPAFHIPAKWISGDRKIQAELAGYTLIDPTSVVITHLSEVVKEHLHELLNRQEVNNLLEALKKTNSSIVEDTIPSVISVGGLQKVLANLLREEIPIRDMETIVETLGDYGSQVKDTDMLTEYVRQALKRTISRRFSEAGQMKVISLDDRIENMIMSSVKKMDTGSYLALEPTAIQSIVASATAEINKIKDLVNVPIVLTSPVVRIYFKKLIDQFYPNVAVVSFSEIDNNIQIQALGNISLSQR
- a CDS encoding sigma-70 family RNA polymerase sigma factor translates to MLMEQTDSEDMVRVLEEYRKNGSQELRNRLIMHYLPIVRSAAVQLRSMAGSLLEQEELIDQGVLALIECLERYDPDRGARFETFAFMRVRGAMIDYIRSQDWVPHRARNFQKKVEEACSILSHKQMREPDVNEVADYLDLPVEKVENHIKYMNHANLLSFESVLQDMTAIVAKGELESGDIEGKPEENLFYKELMGTLTSAIDGLGEKERLVITLYYYEELKYSEIAQVMGIGQSRVCQIHTRAIQKLKASLEDYMRG